In the genome of Palaemon carinicauda isolate YSFRI2023 chromosome 20, ASM3689809v2, whole genome shotgun sequence, one region contains:
- the LOC137614386 gene encoding troponin C, isotype gamma-like has product MDTLDKSQIDTLRKAFDSFDMEKQGFITTETVKTILRMMGVKISEANLAEVIAETDEDGSGQLEFEEFVSLAAKFLIEEDEESLKAELKEAFRIYDKEGNGFITTDVLKEILQEIDNKLTPEDLVGIIEEVDEDGSGTLDFDEFMEMMTG; this is encoded by the exons GGATACGCTCGACAAATCCCAGATTGACA CCCTGCGGAAAGCCTTCGACTCCTTCGACATGGAGAAGCAAGGCTTCATCACCACGGAGACCGTCAAGACTATCCTCAGGATGATGGGTGTCAAGATCTCAGAGGCTAATCTGGCCGAAGTCATCGCCGAGACAGACGAAGATG GTTCTGGTCAACTGGAATTCGAGGAATTCGTCTCGTTGGCCGCCAAGTTCCTCATTGAAGAAGACGAGGAATCCCTGAAGGCTGAGCTCAAAGAGGCATTCCGAATTTACGATaaagaag GCAACGGCTTCATCACCACCGACGTCTTGAAAGAAATTCTTCAGGAGATCGACAACAAACTCACCCCTGAGGATCTCGTCGGAATCATTGAGGAAGTCGACGAGGACGGCTCCGGAACGCTTGACTTCGACG AATTCATGGAGATGATGACTGGTTGA